In Musa acuminata AAA Group cultivar baxijiao chromosome BXJ2-3, Cavendish_Baxijiao_AAA, whole genome shotgun sequence, the following proteins share a genomic window:
- the LOC135607202 gene encoding heat shock factor-binding protein-like, with amino-acid sequence MAATNPGCVKQPDQDSESSMQSTADMTAFVQNLLVQMKTRFQAMSEGIVSKIDEMGSKIDELEQSIQDLNADMEGASKSKPEDDKPSDEPV; translated from the exons ATGGCTGCCACGAACCCCGGATGCGTCAAG CAACCCGATCAAGACTCGGAGAGTTCGATGCAGAGCACTGCTGATATGACAGCATTT GTACAAAATCTCCTCGTGCAGATG AAAACCAGGTTCCAAGCAATGTCAGAGGGCATTGTTTCAAAGA TAGATGAAATGGGAAGCAAGATAGATGAACTGGAGCAGAGCATCCAAGACCTCAATGCTGACATGGAGGGTGCATCCAAGTCGAAGCCTGAAGACGATAAGCCTTCCGACGAGCCTGTGTAA